The stretch of DNA TGGCGGCCAGCGAAGGTGGGGCCGGGTAGCGTAACCACGGGTACGCCCATGAGCAGGGCTTCACAGGTGGTCAGGCCGCCGGAATAGGGCCAGGGATCCAGCGCCACATCGACCTCGTTGTAGCAGCGCAGTAGCTCGAAGTGCGTGGCCTGACCTTCCAGCCGCAGGCGGTCGGCGGCGATGCCGTGATCTTGCATGAAATCCTGCACGCGCCGTCGCAACGCCGCGCTATCGTAGGCGCCGCCTTTGAGGAATAGGTGCGAGTTGGGGAGGGCCCGCATGATGCTGGCCCATTTTTCCAGCACCACTTCGTTGATTTTGGTGGGGTTGTTGAAGCATCCCAGGGTGATGTAGCCGTTTCTCCTGGCTGGAAGCAGACCCACGTCCGGCAGGTTCGGGGGGGGCAAGTAGCATATGTAGTCGTCGGGCATGCGGATCAGCTTTTCCGTGAAGAAAGCATCGCTGCCCAGAGGTGATTCGACCCGGTCGGTAATGAGGTAGTCGATGGCCGGCAAGCCGGTGGTATTGATTAGACCGCCGACCCATTTGACCAGTAACGGTGCGGGTTCCAGCGCCATAGCGCTCATTCGTGTGCTGGTGTTGTAGCCGGCCAGATCCACCAGGATGTCAATGCCGTCGTCGCGGATGCGCTGGGCGAACTGTTCGTTCGAAAGCTGCAGAATGGTCGCATGGCGGTCAGCCACGGCGATCAGGCGCTGCGCGACATGGTCGTAGGTTGGATTGTTGGCGTACAGGTAAATATCGAAGCCGAACCGGCGCAGGTGTTCCAGCGGCGCAGTGATCATGAGGCTGACGGGCCCAGCGCTAAAGCCGTCGGCATACAGGCCCAGGCGGATTTTGCGTCCCGGGTTCGGGGTGGCCGGACGCGGGCGCGAGGACGCTTGGTTTGGCGCGAATAGGGCACCCCATTCCCTGCAGGCCTGCAGTATTTCTTCGGCGCTGTGCTCGGGCATGTAATGCATCAGGGTCAGGCGGTTGGATACAGCGTCGATGTATGCGGCCTGGTTCTTGGCCGTTTCGGCCAGGGCAATGGATTTGAGGTAAGAAGCCTCGGCTCGCTTGAACTCGCCCGTGTCGCGGTAGGTCTGCCCTAGTAGATTCCAGTAATACGCGTTGGCGGGATCGAGCGGGATGAGCTGTTCATGCAGCAGGTCAGTCGCTTCGTCATAGCGGCGAGCCAGGATCAGCCCATAGGCTTTTAGATACAGTGCATGTATGTTGCGAGGCTGCTGCGCCAATGCGCGGTCTATCAGGTCCAACGCCTGTTCGTTGTTCTTGTTGACCTGCAGATGCAATGAGGCCACCTGGCACAGCATGTCGAAGTCGTCGGGCTTGATCTCGAGGGCGCGCTCGTAGTGTTTGCGGGCTTGCTCGTACTGCTCGGCCATGGATTCGAGTTTCCCCAGGATGACCCTGACGTCGTAGTCATTGGGCAGCAGCTGGGCGAGCTTTTGGGCGGCGGCGAGCGCCAACTCCGCGTCCGTGTCTATGGTCAGCTGGGCCAGCTCCAGCCATACGCGCGGGTTATCGGGAAAACGCCGGGTTTGATCCAGCGCTTCTTGCACTGTCAAACCGGCCGGGGCAGTTTTCCTGCCATCGGACCCGATGAGGCTGTGGGCGGGGTTATGGGCCATGTAAGTTGCACGCAAAAAGAAGTCGATGATGCAGTCTACCTAGTGCTTCATGACGGAAATTGCCGGTTAAACGGGAGAAAGCCCGCGCTTTTCGCAAGCCGACGGTCTATAAGTAAAAAAACACCCCGCGCGTCGAAACGGGCGGGGTGTTCGGAGCTTGCCTTGCGCGGGCGTTGCCGCGCGCATCAAGCCGCGCGATTAACGCAGCAGCGACAGCACGCTTTGCGAGCTGGAGTTGGCCTGGGCCAGTACCGAGGTGCCGGCTTGCTGCAGGATCTGGGCCTGGGTCATGGCCGAAACTTCCACGGCGTAGTTGGCATCCTGGATGCGCGAACGGGCGTTGGACAGGTTGGTGTCCGTGTTGTTCAGATTGGTGATGGTGGAGTCAAGGCGGTTCTGGACAGCGCCCAACTGGCCACGCAGCGAGTCGACCGACTTGATGGCCGCATCGATGGTGGCCAGGTAGGTGTTGCTGGAGCCGGTAACGGAGATCGTACCGCTGGTGTTGCCGATGGTCTTGAATTCCGTGACGTTGATGGTGACCGACGAAGTCGCCAGCGTGGCGGTCGAGGTCGTCGAAGATGCCACGCCCATGGCGCTGGCATTCATCTTCTTCAGGTTTATGGAGATGTTTTGTCCGTCATTGGCACCCACCTGCAGGCTCATGGTACCGCTCGTCGCCAGGATGGTCACACCGTTGAACTGCGTCTGAGCCGAGACGCGGTTGATTTCGGACATGTTCTGGTTGATTTCGTTCTGGATGGAACTCAGGTCCGCGGAGGTGTTGGTGCCGTTGGCGGCTTGAACCGTCAGTTCGCGCACGCGCTGCAGGTTGTCGTTGATTTCATTCAAGGCACCCTGAGCGGTCTGCACGACGGAGATGCCGTCGTTGGCATTGCGCGAGGCCTGGTCCAGGCCGTTGACCTGAGCCGTCATGCGGTTGGCGATGCCCGAACCGGCTGCGTCGTCGGCGGCGCTGTTGATGCGCAGGCCCGAGGACAGACGCGTGATGGCAGTGTTCAGAGACGACTGGGACTTCATCAGGTTGTTTTGGGCAACCAGCGACAAATAGTTGGTATTGATGATCATCGACATGATGGGTAACTCCCAAGAGAGAAAAACTTCTTTCAAACTGGGTAGCTGCGCCACCCAACTTAACAGCAGAAGATCCGCCGTTGTCCTGGGTTACGACTGTGTATGTCCAAACTTAAGCGGGAAATTTATTGCTGACATCTTTAAGAAATGCAAAGTCATGCAACCCGCGCCAACAGGTTTTCCGGGGGCAGATCTTGCCAGGCGTTCTCGCGTAGGTGGTTGCGGATGCGGGCAATGGCCTGACTGCGCAACTGGCAGACGCGGGCTTCCGTTACGTTTAATACGACCCCAATTTCCTTCAGGTTGAGGCCTTGTTCGTAACAAAGCGACATCAGCAGCTTTTCGCGCTCGGGCAGGGCGCCAATGGCGTCAATGAGGACCTTGCGCAGGTCGCCTGCCAGCAGGGTGTCCAACGGAGACGCCTCCTCGCTGACCGAGACATCGTGCCAGCCATCCTCGCCGTCCCGGCTGAAGTCCTCGTAGTGGAGGATCTGCACTCCATGGGCATCCTTGAGCATATCCCGGTACTCAGATAGCGGCACGCCTAGTTCAGCGGCGACTTCCGACTCGCTGGGCGCGCGCATCAGTGCTTGTTCCCGCTTCTGGATGGCGCTTTCTATTTTGCGGCTTTTGCTGCGCACGCTGCGCGGCAGCCAGTCCTGGGCACGCAGCTCATCGAGCATGGCGCCGCGGATCCGCGCCGTGGCATAGGTTTCGAACTGTGCTTCCGGGCTTTCCTGGTAGCGCCGTATGGCGTCCAACAGGCCGATCATGCCGGCCTGCATGAGGTCGTCCAGTTGCACACTCGCAGGCAGCCGTGCAAGCAACTGCAGGGCAAGCTTGCGCACTAATGGTGCGTATTCAAGTAGATTTTCGTCAGCGGGAGGCATAGGGTCGAACAATGGTCCCACGATGGGCCATGGCCGATATTTTGAGCCGGCGGGTGAGGTTCATTTCCTTAAGCACTCTTTGTTTTGAGGGCTTGCTTTGGCCTTTATCCGGCAGAGGCCCGCACCGTGTGGTCCGCAGCGGTGTTGTATGGCGGATAAGGAAATGTAAATGCAAAGCTTAAACATTGTAAAGTATTGCTGATGTAATAAACCCCTATGGACGCTCGTGTTAAATTGCGTTTAACTTACTATGGAATGATACATTTTCATCCAAATAAGTTACTCTTTTGATACAAATCGCCAAGCGCGGGGCGAGCTGTACAGATTTTTTCCCGCAGCATTTTCGCAGTAGAGGAGTCAAACATGAAAACGACAGCAGATGCTTCCTTGCTCACGGATATTCGTGAGGTCAATCTGTCTTACCTGCTTTTGGCTCAACGCATGCTGCGCGACGATTACGCGGCTTCCACTTTTCGTCTGGGCTTCAGCAAAGAGGTTGCCGACCTGTTGCTGCGCCTGACGCCAGCCCAGCTCATCAAACTGGCCAGTTCCAGTTCGCTCCTGTGCCGGTTCCGTTTCGACGACTACAACTTGCTGTCGGCTTTGACTCAGGATGTGTTGGGCGGCGCGCTGCAGCAGGCCCATGCGACGATCCTGCTGGCCAAACAGCCGGTCGAAGAAATCGCCTGATTCTTCTTTGGGCGGTGACTTCGTATGGCAAGCAAAAGCGTATCGCAGGAAGCCGACGAGATTCTGTTGGCCAGCGCCATGATTACTCTTGGCGCGCGTCTGCAGGTTCTCGAGGCCGAGACATCTCTCAGTCATGACCGCCTTGCGCGCCTGTACCGCGAAATTCGAGGCTGCTCGCCACCCAAGGGAATGCTGCCTTTTTCGGTCGACTGGTTCATGACCTGGCTGCCGAACATTCACTCGTCGCTGTTCTATAACGTGTATGCGTTCTTGAATCAGCGTACCGAGCGCAAAGGCATCCGCGCCACTATCGATGCATACCGACTGTATCTGGAGCATGCTGCCGTCGAGAACGGTGAGGCCAGCGAGCCGGTGCTCAGTTTTACGCGGGCCTGGATGCTGGTGCGCTTCTTCGACAGCGACATGTTGCAGCTTTCCGCTTGCCGGCAATGTGGCGGACACTTCATCGCGCACGCGCATGATCCGCAATCTGATTTTGTCTGTGCCATCTGCCGTCCGCCGCCGCGCGCGGGCAAGACTCGCGCCGCCAAGGCGCGCGGCGTCCAGGGCCGGCCCGGGCTGGAACCGACGCGTTCCTGAGCAAGCGCGTGGGTGCATGAATGTAAAGGCGGCAAATGAACCCGAAAAAACCCTGTAACTTGCCTTTTTATGAGAGGCCCCGCAGTGGACTATTCGAAATGGGCATTGAGTGCCGTAGATCTCCTGGAAGATCTATCTCTGTCGTAGTTAAGAGGCTCAAGTCGTGCTGATCGCTATTGGTTATATCGTTGTTCTTCTGTCTGTCGTAGGCAGCTTTGCCTTCGGCGGGGGGCACCTGGGCGCTCTCTATCAGCCTCTCGAATTCGTGATGATCGGCGGCTCGGGAGTCGGTGCGTTCATTGCAGGCAACAGCAAGAAATCGATGGCCTCCGTGCGCAAAGCCATACCCATGGCGCTCAAGGGGGTGTCCTACAGCAAGGAGGTCTACATGGACCTGATGTCCTTGATGTACGTGGTGCTGAACAAAGCGCGCCGCGAAGGCCTCATGTCCATCGAATCGCATATCGAGGATGCGGCGTCCAGTCCCATCTTCGCCGAATATCCGAAGATCGTGGGCGACGCAAATCTGATGGAATTCATTACTGATTACTTGCGCATCATGATTAGCGGCAACATGAGCGCATTCGAAATCGAAACGCTCATGGACGAGGAAATAGAGACCTTTCGCCATGAGCGCGAGGTTCCGGTGCATGCTCTGCAGAGTGTGGCCGATGGCATGCCTGCCTTCGGCATCGTGGCAGCGGTGACGGGTGTGATCAAGGCGCTCGCAGCCGTCGACCAGCCGCCAGCAGTGCTGGGCGAATTGATCGCGCACGCCATGGTAGGTACTTTCTTGGGTATTTTGCTGGCCTACGGTTTCATAGGACCTTTCGCCTCGCGTGTCGAACGTTGCGTCTCGGAGACCGTCAAGGTGTTCGAGTGCGTCAAGGTGACCTTGCTGGCCAGCATGAACGGCTATCCACCGCAGTTGGCGGTGGAGTTTGGCCGCAAGGTGCTGTTTGCCGCGGTGCGTCCTTCCTTCTCCGAGTTGGAAGAGCACGTGCGCCAGGCCAAGACCGCGGGCGGCAAGGCCTGACGGAGTGGCGCAATGAGTTCTGCCAATACTCACCGGGTCGTCATCCGTCGTAAAAAGAGCGGCGGTGGCGGTCATCATGGCGGCAGCTGGAAGATCGCTTATGCCGACTTCGTGACTGCCATGATGGCGTTTTTCCTGGTGATGTGGCTTATCAGCATTGTTCCCAAGGAAGAACTCAAGGGCATTGCCGAATATTTCCGCATGCCCTTGCGCGTGGCCTTGACGGGCGGCCCCAACCAATCGGCCGAGACCAGCGCCATCCCCGGTGGCGGCAAAGATCCGACCAAGAGTGACGGCGACGTTCGCAAAAGCGATGGCACGCGCATCGAGGTGCCGCCCAACCCAAGCACCGAATCCGATCGCCGCGATCGGCGCCGGCTGGAGAATTTGCGCAGGCATTTGGTTCAGGCCATGGAGTCGAACCCCGTACTGAACAAGTTCCGCCCGCAGTTGTTGGTGGATGTGACGACTGAAGGTTTGCGTATCCAGATCGTGGACAGCAAAAACCGACCCATGTTTGCCTTGGGCAGCGCTGAAGTCGAACCCTATATGCGCGACATTCTGCGTCAGCTCGCCCCTTTGCTCAATGAAGTGCCCAACAAGATCAGCATCTCTGGCCATACCGACTCGACACCTTATGCTGGAGACCAGGCGGGCTACAGCAATTGGGAGCTTTCCTCGGACCGGGCCAATGCTTCGCGCCAGGAGTTGGTGGCGGCGGGCATGGACCCGAACAAGATAATCCGCGTGCAGGGCTTGGCCTCAAGCATGAGCTTGGTCAAGGACGACCCTGCCGCGGCGATCAACCGGCGCATCAGTCTAGTATTGCTCAATTCCGAAGCGCTGCGGCGCATCGAAGAGGAAAACGCTACGGCAGCCGATGTGGCCAAGGGTATGATTGGTAGCGGCAGCGTAAAGATGCTCGAGCAGGCGCTGCCGCCCAAGGCGCCAAGCAGTGCGGCGGTTCCGCCCGCACCCACTCCGGTCATACCTTCCAAACATTAGGAAAGTCATGGTTCCAAATATCCTCGTCGTAGACGATTCATTGACGATGCGCCTTATCGTGCAGGCAGCGATGGTGGGCGCCGGCTGGAAAGTCGTGCTCGCCAGCAACGGCAAGGAGGCCTTGGAAAAGTCCCAGAACGGTTCTTTCGACCTCGTGCTCAGCGACTGGAATATGCCGGTGATGGGTGGCTTGGGATTCATCCAGGGTTTGCGTACTCAGCCTAAATACAAGGAGACGCCGGTCCTGGTGTTGACGACCGAGGAAGACGACGTCAGCAAGGCCGCCGCGCGTGAACTGAATGTGAGCGGGTGGGTGAACAAGCCTGTCGATCCCGAAGGATTGGTCGAATTCGTGGCCGAGCTGCTTGGCATCGCTCCGCCAAACTGAGCCGCTTGCACAACACCGTCTCAATATTCATAAATAAAAGGCGATCCGTATGTCTGGTCTGGACCTCAGTCAGTTTTACGAGACCTTCTTCGATGAAGCCGATGAATTGCTGGCTCAGATGGAGCAGCTATTGCTGCAGCTCGATGTCCAGGCGCCGGACATCGAGCAGCTCAATGCCATTTTCCGCGCGGCGCACTCGATCAAGGGGGGGGCGGCGACGTTCGGCACGTTTCAAAAGCTGGCCGAAACCACGCATTTGCTGGAAAACCTGCTGGATGCCATTCGTCGCCAAGACATGGTGCTGCGTGCCGACATGGTGGATATTTTTCTGGAAACCAAGGACGTGTTAAAGAGCCAGCTCGATGCCTACCGCGCCTCGCAGGAGCCTGAGGAGGCTGTATACGAACGTATCTGCGCCGTGCTGCGGCAGTTGGCCCAGGAGGACGGCGCGCCCGCTGGCGGCGCAGGGCCTGCGGCCGCGCCTGTCGCTGTGGCCGCGCCTGTTGTTGCGCAGCAGCCCATGTACATGCCCGCGGCATCGGCCAGCGGCACGAGCGAGAAGCCGACTTGCGTGCGCATCCGCGACGTGGGCGGCAAGGATGCGCAAGCGCTGCTCGATGAGATGGGCAACCTGGGCCAGGTGCTGCATAGCCAGAGCAAGGGTGGTGGTCTGGCGGTATGGGTGCAGACCACGTGTTCGGTGGCCGATATTGAAGCGGTGTGCTGCTTTATCGTCAATGCCGATCAGTTGCGCGTGACCCACGAAGCGGTGCCGGCGTCGGCCGGGCCGGATGTGGTGTCGCAATTTGAGGCGGCCGCTTCGAGCTTTACGCCTCAGGACGGGCCGGCGCCCACGTCTGCGACGGCGCTGGCCAGCCCGGCCCGTGCCGCGGCGCCCACGCCGCCCAAGGCGGCTGCCCCGGCTGCCGCGCCGCATGCGGACAAGGAGTCGACCTCCATTCGCGTCGGCGTGGAGAAGGTCGACCAGATCATCAATCTGGTGGGCGAACTGGTCATCACCCAGGCCATGCTGACGCAGACGGCCTCGACGCTGGACCCGGTGGTGCACGATCGCCTGCTCAACGGTCTGGAGCAGCTCGAGCGCAACGCGCGCGATTTGCAGGAATCGGTCATGTCCATCCGCATGATGCCGATGGATTACGTATTCAGCCGTTTCCCGCGCGTGGTGCGCGATCTGGCCGGCAAGATGGGCAAGCAGATCGAGCTGGAGACGCACGGGCGCGCCACGGAGCTGGACAAGAGCCTGATCGAGCGCATCATCGATCCGCTCACGCATTTGGTGCGCAATAGCCTGGATCACGGCATCGAGACGCCCGACAAGCGTATTGCCGCCGACAAGGATCCGGTGGGCAAGCTGACCTTGTCGGCCCAGCACCATGGCGGCAACATTGTCATTCAGGTGACCGACGATGGCGCGGGCTTGAACCGCGAGCGCATTCTGAAGAAGGCCCTGGAGCAGGGCATTGCGGTCAGCGAGAGCATGCCCGACGAAGAGGTCTGGCAGTTGATTTTCGCGCCGGGTTTTTCCACGGCCGAGAAGATCACCGATGTGTCCGGGCGCGGTGTGGGCATGGACGTGGTGCGCCGCAATATCCAGGACATGGGCGGCCATGTCCAGCTCTCCAGCCGCGCGGGGCAGGGCACGACCACGCGCATCGTGCTGCCGCTGACGCTGGCCATTTTGGATGGGATGTCGGTGCGGGTGGGCACCGAGACGTTCATTCTGCCGCTCAATCACGTGACCGAATCGATGCAGCCCACGCAGGACCAGATCTATACCGTGGCGGGCGATGAGCGCGTGCTGCATGTGCGCGGAGAGTACCTGCCTTTGGTGGAGATGCATCGCGCATTTTCTGTCGGCCATGCGCAGCAAGATCCCACGCAGGCCATCGCGGTGATCATGCAGGCCGAGGACAAGCGCTTTGCCTTGCTGGTGGACCATTTGGTGGGGCAGCACCAGGTTGTGGTCAAGAACCTGGAGGCCAACTATCGCAAGGTGCCCGGCATTTCCGCGGCCACCATCATGGGCGACGGCAGCGTGGCGCTGATCGTCGATGTGTTTGCGTTGGCTCGGGCCAATCGTGAAAAATGGTCGTCCGCGGCCGAAACCGTTTTGAACTGACAGGAGTTCAGCAATATGGCAGCCTCTCCCCGAATCGATACCACGCGCGCCGAAGACACGGGACACGAATTCCTGGTTTTCGCCCTGGGCGAGGAAGAATACGGCATTGACATCCTGAAGGTGCAGGAAATCCGCGGCTACGATGCCGACGTGGTGACCCGCATCGCCAATGTGCCGCCTTTCATCAAGGGTGTGACCAATCTGCGCGGCATCATCGTGCCCATCGTCGACCTGCGCATCAAATTCAACCTGGGCAAGGTGGAATACACCGAGCAGACGGTGGTGATCATTCTCAATTTGAGCACCCGGGTGGTAGGCATAGTCGTTGACGGCGTATCGGACGTACTCATGCTCAATGCCGCACAGATTCGTCCCGCACCGGAGTTCGGCCAGACCTTGTCGACCGAATACCTGACTGGCCTGGGCACGATCGACGACCGCATGCTGATCCTGGTCGACATCGAGAAACTGATGACCAGCGACGAAATGGCGCTGGTGGAAAAAGTGGCGGCCTGATTCCGCAGCGGGGGTTCGATGGCATCTTCCCAGGCGGTGGGTTCTTCTCCGGAACGTCAATTCGATTTCCGGGACAACGATTTCGCGCGCGTGCGAAAGATGATCTATGCGCGCGCAGGGATATCGCTGGGTGAACACAAGCGTGAAATGGTCTACAGCCGCCTGGCCAGGCGGCTGCGCGCGCTCAGTGTGCAGGATTTTTCCAGCTACCTGGATACGCTCGAAGGCGAAAACGGCTCCCCGGAATGGGAGCATTTCACCAACGCGCTGACCACTAACTTGACTTCGTTTTTCCGGGAAGCCCATCATTTCCCCATTCTGGCCGATCTTGTACGCAAGAAGCAGGGGTCGGTATCGGTATGGTGCTGCGCAGCCTCGACGGGCGAAGAGCCGTATTCGATCGCAATCACCATGGCCGAGGCCTTGGGCGGCAAGACCTCGGGGTGCGAAGTGCTGGCGACCGATATCGACACCAATTGCCTGAACCGCGCCCGGGCTGGAACGTATCCGTTCGAGCGCGTATCC from Bordetella sp. FB-8 encodes:
- a CDS encoding response regulator; the protein is MVPNILVVDDSLTMRLIVQAAMVGAGWKVVLASNGKEALEKSQNGSFDLVLSDWNMPVMGGLGFIQGLRTQPKYKETPVLVLTTEEDDVSKAAARELNVSGWVNKPVDPEGLVEFVAELLGIAPPN
- the flhD gene encoding flagellar transcriptional regulator FlhD, giving the protein MKTTADASLLTDIREVNLSYLLLAQRMLRDDYAASTFRLGFSKEVADLLLRLTPAQLIKLASSSSLLCRFRFDDYNLLSALTQDVLGGALQQAHATILLAKQPVEEIA
- the motB gene encoding flagellar motor protein MotB — translated: MSSANTHRVVIRRKKSGGGGHHGGSWKIAYADFVTAMMAFFLVMWLISIVPKEELKGIAEYFRMPLRVALTGGPNQSAETSAIPGGGKDPTKSDGDVRKSDGTRIEVPPNPSTESDRRDRRRLENLRRHLVQAMESNPVLNKFRPQLLVDVTTEGLRIQIVDSKNRPMFALGSAEVEPYMRDILRQLAPLLNEVPNKISISGHTDSTPYAGDQAGYSNWELSSDRANASRQELVAAGMDPNKIIRVQGLASSMSLVKDDPAAAINRRISLVLLNSEALRRIEEENATAADVAKGMIGSGSVKMLEQALPPKAPSSAAVPPAPTPVIPSKH
- a CDS encoding flagellin codes for the protein MSMIINTNYLSLVAQNNLMKSQSSLNTAITRLSSGLRINSAADDAAGSGIANRMTAQVNGLDQASRNANDGISVVQTAQGALNEINDNLQRVRELTVQAANGTNTSADLSSIQNEINQNMSEINRVSAQTQFNGVTILATSGTMSLQVGANDGQNISINLKKMNASAMGVASSTTSTATLATSSVTINVTEFKTIGNTSGTISVTGSSNTYLATIDAAIKSVDSLRGQLGAVQNRLDSTITNLNNTDTNLSNARSRIQDANYAVEVSAMTQAQILQQAGTSVLAQANSSSQSVLSLLR
- a CDS encoding RNA polymerase sigma factor FliA, which translates into the protein MPPADENLLEYAPLVRKLALQLLARLPASVQLDDLMQAGMIGLLDAIRRYQESPEAQFETYATARIRGAMLDELRAQDWLPRSVRSKSRKIESAIQKREQALMRAPSESEVAAELGVPLSEYRDMLKDAHGVQILHYEDFSRDGEDGWHDVSVSEEASPLDTLLAGDLRKVLIDAIGALPEREKLLMSLCYEQGLNLKEIGVVLNVTEARVCQLRSQAIARIRNHLRENAWQDLPPENLLARVA
- the motA gene encoding flagellar motor stator protein MotA, producing MLIAIGYIVVLLSVVGSFAFGGGHLGALYQPLEFVMIGGSGVGAFIAGNSKKSMASVRKAIPMALKGVSYSKEVYMDLMSLMYVVLNKARREGLMSIESHIEDAASSPIFAEYPKIVGDANLMEFITDYLRIMISGNMSAFEIETLMDEEIETFRHEREVPVHALQSVADGMPAFGIVAAVTGVIKALAAVDQPPAVLGELIAHAMVGTFLGILLAYGFIGPFASRVERCVSETVKVFECVKVTLLASMNGYPPQLAVEFGRKVLFAAVRPSFSELEEHVRQAKTAGGKA
- a CDS encoding CheR family methyltransferase; the encoded protein is MASSQAVGSSPERQFDFRDNDFARVRKMIYARAGISLGEHKREMVYSRLARRLRALSVQDFSSYLDTLEGENGSPEWEHFTNALTTNLTSFFREAHHFPILADLVRKKQGSVSVWCCAASTGEEPYSIAITMAEALGGKTSGCEVLATDIDTNCLNRARAGTYPFERVSKLPEAQLKKYFLRGKGGNDGQVKVRPALQDMVSFETLNLLADKWSIQGSFDAIFCRNVMIYFDKPTQAKILQRFAPLLKPGGLLFAGHSENFTYISKNFRLRGQTVYECVSQP
- the flhC gene encoding flagellar transcriptional regulator FlhC, with product MASKSVSQEADEILLASAMITLGARLQVLEAETSLSHDRLARLYREIRGCSPPKGMLPFSVDWFMTWLPNIHSSLFYNVYAFLNQRTERKGIRATIDAYRLYLEHAAVENGEASEPVLSFTRAWMLVRFFDSDMLQLSACRQCGGHFIAHAHDPQSDFVCAICRPPPRAGKTRAAKARGVQGRPGLEPTRS
- the cheA gene encoding chemotaxis protein CheA; its protein translation is MSGLDLSQFYETFFDEADELLAQMEQLLLQLDVQAPDIEQLNAIFRAAHSIKGGAATFGTFQKLAETTHLLENLLDAIRRQDMVLRADMVDIFLETKDVLKSQLDAYRASQEPEEAVYERICAVLRQLAQEDGAPAGGAGPAAAPVAVAAPVVAQQPMYMPAASASGTSEKPTCVRIRDVGGKDAQALLDEMGNLGQVLHSQSKGGGLAVWVQTTCSVADIEAVCCFIVNADQLRVTHEAVPASAGPDVVSQFEAAASSFTPQDGPAPTSATALASPARAAAPTPPKAAAPAAAPHADKESTSIRVGVEKVDQIINLVGELVITQAMLTQTASTLDPVVHDRLLNGLEQLERNARDLQESVMSIRMMPMDYVFSRFPRVVRDLAGKMGKQIELETHGRATELDKSLIERIIDPLTHLVRNSLDHGIETPDKRIAADKDPVGKLTLSAQHHGGNIVIQVTDDGAGLNRERILKKALEQGIAVSESMPDEEVWQLIFAPGFSTAEKITDVSGRGVGMDVVRRNIQDMGGHVQLSSRAGQGTTTRIVLPLTLAILDGMSVRVGTETFILPLNHVTESMQPTQDQIYTVAGDERVLHVRGEYLPLVEMHRAFSVGHAQQDPTQAIAVIMQAEDKRFALLVDHLVGQHQVVVKNLEANYRKVPGISAATIMGDGSVALIVDVFALARANREKWSSAAETVLN
- the cheW gene encoding chemotaxis protein CheW — protein: MAASPRIDTTRAEDTGHEFLVFALGEEEYGIDILKVQEIRGYDADVVTRIANVPPFIKGVTNLRGIIVPIVDLRIKFNLGKVEYTEQTVVIILNLSTRVVGIVVDGVSDVLMLNAAQIRPAPEFGQTLSTEYLTGLGTIDDRMLILVDIEKLMTSDEMALVEKVAA